The Mucilaginibacter mallensis genome has a segment encoding these proteins:
- a CDS encoding ABC transporter permease, with amino-acid sequence MFKNFVKIAWRNLLKNRVYASINILGLAFGMAVAMLIGLWLMDELTFNHYHTNHSDIAQVRATLDFNGQVSTQDAIAMPLAAELHNKYGSNFKGMSLASWNVGYILANGDKKISNDGMWVQPVFPSMMSLRMIEGNINALNDQLSALISQSTAKALFGDADPMNKTIRVNSKYDMKVAGVYEDIPHNSAFNDTHILMSWAKYITTEKWLQDAQQQWGNHSFQLFVQMNPNVNMDAVSAKIELIAANHFKEGHERIMLHSMDKWRLYSEFENGKIKGGRITYVWLFGIIGAFVLLLACINFMNLSTARSEKRAKEVGIRKAIGSVRKQLVVQFLSESVIMAVIAFVLALVLVLLFLPYFNIMADKQMEVPFANPWFWLTAIVFVTFTGVVSGSYPAFYLSGFNAVAVLKGTFRSGRFSALPRKILVVLQFTISVTLIIGTVIVFKQIQFAKNRPVGYTREGLITVMMNTPDLVGHYDAIRNDLIRTGAVENMAESSSPTTGVWSNQIGFDWTGKDPSVTPVLGTIAVTHDFGKTIGWHVIQGRDFSKAFATDTNAMLINEKALKLIGFKNPVGQTVKLNGKAYTVVGVVSDMIMDSPYVPVDPTVFMMNYGWANVITIKIKPTVAVSAALDKIGGVFKRYNPGSPFTYKFTDDEYAQKFSDEERIGKLASFFAVLAIFISSLGLFGLASFVAEQRTKEIGVRKVLGASVANLWGMLSKEFILLVMISCLIATPLAWYYLNNWLKAYHYRTEISWWVFIVSCAGAMLITLMTVSAQAIKAAVANPVKSLRSE; translated from the coding sequence ATGTTTAAGAACTTTGTCAAAATTGCATGGCGTAACCTACTGAAGAACAGGGTTTATGCGTCGATAAATATTCTTGGTTTGGCTTTTGGTATGGCGGTAGCCATGTTGATTGGCCTATGGCTCATGGATGAGCTTACCTTTAACCATTACCATACCAACCACAGCGATATAGCACAGGTTAGGGCTACCTTGGACTTTAACGGGCAGGTAAGCACGCAGGACGCCATAGCCATGCCGCTTGCAGCCGAACTGCATAATAAATACGGGTCGAATTTTAAGGGTATGTCGCTAGCCTCGTGGAATGTTGGTTATATATTAGCTAATGGCGACAAAAAGATATCCAATGATGGAATGTGGGTGCAACCTGTGTTTCCATCAATGATGAGCCTGCGTATGATTGAGGGTAATATCAACGCCTTGAATGATCAGCTTTCGGCTTTAATAAGCCAGTCGACCGCGAAGGCGCTTTTTGGCGATGCCGACCCTATGAATAAAACCATCCGCGTTAACAGTAAATATGATATGAAGGTGGCAGGTGTTTATGAGGATATCCCGCATAATTCAGCGTTCAATGATACACATATCCTGATGTCCTGGGCAAAATATATAACTACCGAAAAATGGCTGCAGGATGCGCAGCAGCAATGGGGGAATCACAGTTTTCAGTTATTTGTGCAAATGAACCCCAATGTTAATATGGATGCTGTTTCGGCTAAAATAGAGCTGATAGCCGCAAACCATTTTAAAGAGGGCCACGAACGCATCATGTTGCATTCTATGGATAAATGGCGCCTTTACAGCGAATTTGAAAATGGAAAAATAAAAGGTGGCCGCATTACCTATGTATGGCTGTTTGGTATCATCGGCGCGTTTGTGTTGCTGCTGGCCTGCATCAACTTTATGAATTTAAGTACTGCACGTTCTGAAAAACGTGCCAAAGAGGTTGGTATACGCAAAGCCATTGGTTCGGTACGCAAACAATTGGTAGTACAATTTTTAAGCGAATCTGTTATAATGGCTGTAATAGCTTTTGTACTTGCTCTTGTGCTTGTACTATTGTTTTTGCCATATTTTAACATCATGGCCGATAAACAAATGGAGGTACCTTTTGCAAACCCGTGGTTTTGGCTGACTGCGATAGTATTTGTAACATTTACAGGTGTAGTGTCTGGCAGTTACCCTGCCTTTTATTTGTCGGGCTTTAATGCGGTTGCAGTGCTTAAGGGCACATTCCGCAGCGGCCGTTTTTCGGCATTGCCACGTAAGATATTGGTGGTTTTGCAGTTTACCATATCGGTTACGCTTATTATAGGCACAGTAATAGTATTTAAGCAGATCCAATTTGCGAAGAACAGGCCCGTCGGTTACACGCGTGAGGGCCTGATAACCGTAATGATGAACACTCCCGACCTGGTTGGCCATTACGATGCCATCAGGAATGACCTGATCCGTACCGGCGCTGTTGAGAATATGGCAGAATCGTCAAGCCCTACCACGGGCGTATGGTCAAACCAGATAGGTTTCGACTGGACAGGTAAAGATCCGTCAGTTACTCCTGTTTTAGGGACTATTGCCGTTACCCATGATTTTGGTAAAACCATTGGCTGGCATGTAATCCAGGGCCGCGATTTTTCGAAAGCATTTGCTACTGATACCAATGCTATGCTGATTAACGAAAAGGCGCTAAAGCTTATCGGTTTTAAAAATCCGGTTGGGCAAACGGTAAAGCTTAATGGTAAGGCTTATACGGTTGTAGGCGTTGTATCAGATATGATCATGGATTCGCCTTATGTACCGGTTGATCCGACAGTATTTATGATGAATTATGGATGGGCCAACGTTATCACCATAAAAATAAAGCCAACCGTAGCAGTTTCAGCCGCGCTCGATAAAATAGGCGGGGTGTTTAAGCGCTATAACCCCGGTAGTCCGTTCACTTATAAATTTACCGATGATGAGTATGCCCAAAAATTCTCGGATGAAGAACGTATAGGTAAACTGGCATCATTCTTTGCCGTACTCGCGATATTTATTTCGTCGCTTGGTTTATTTGGTCTGGCATCATTTGTGGCCGAACAGCGTACCAAGGAAATAGGTGTTCGTAAGGTATTAGGAGCTTCGGTGGCTAACTTGTGGGGGATGCTATCAAAAGAGTTTATTCTTTTGGTGATGATATCATGCCTGATAGCAACACCACTGGCCTGGTATTACCTCAACAACTGGTTAAAAGCATATCACTATCGTACTGAAATCTCATGGTGGGTATTTATCGTATCATGCGCAGGTGCTATGCTCATCACGCTGATGACTGTAAGCGCGCAAGCCATAAAGGCCGCGGTTGCCAATCCGGTAAAAAGTTTGAGAAGCGAATAG
- a CDS encoding class I SAM-dependent methyltransferase, protein MQNNLQQLYGNIDIYLFDQLLKGRFDNCHKIIDIGCGGGRNLHYFLQNGFEVHGIDPDTRAVEHVKQLSAKLTSNNPESNFVVAIAEHLPYADDFFDLAICSAILHFARDHAHFDAMLRSVWRVLKPGGYLFARLASDIGIEDLVTPIRDGVYLLPDGSTRYLVNQKTLLRYTTELGAELFEPIKTTNVQNLRCMTTWCLRKKQ, encoded by the coding sequence ATGCAAAACAACCTGCAACAGCTTTACGGCAATATTGATATTTATCTGTTCGATCAGTTACTGAAAGGCCGATTTGATAATTGCCATAAAATTATCGATATAGGCTGCGGAGGCGGACGAAACCTGCACTACTTTTTGCAGAATGGATTTGAAGTGCATGGCATTGATCCGGATACAAGAGCTGTAGAACATGTAAAGCAATTATCAGCTAAACTGACATCTAACAATCCGGAATCAAACTTTGTAGTAGCTATTGCCGAACATCTCCCCTATGCCGATGATTTCTTCGACCTGGCTATTTGCAGTGCGATATTACATTTCGCCCGGGATCATGCGCATTTTGATGCGATGCTGCGATCTGTTTGGCGGGTGCTGAAACCGGGAGGGTATCTGTTTGCCCGACTAGCATCAGATATTGGTATTGAGGATTTAGTTACACCAATTCGCGATGGTGTTTATCTATTGCCCGATGGCTCAACCCGTTATTTGGTAAACCAGAAAACACTATTGCGTTATACAACTGAACTCGGCGCTGAGTTATTTGAGCCGATAAAAACTACCAATGTGCAGAATTTAAGGTGTATGACAACTTGGTGTTTGAGGAAGAAACAATAA
- the rpsJ gene encoding 30S ribosomal protein S10: MSQRIRIKLKSYDYNLVDKSAEKIVKTVKPTGAVVSGPLPLPTEKKIFTVLRSPHVNKKAREQFQLCSYKRLLDIYSSNSKTVDALMKLELPSGVEVEIKV; this comes from the coding sequence ATGAGCCAAAGGATCAGAATCAAATTAAAATCTTACGATTACAACTTGGTTGATAAATCAGCTGAGAAGATCGTAAAAACAGTAAAACCTACGGGTGCTGTTGTAAGCGGACCACTTCCCTTACCAACTGAAAAGAAAATCTTTACAGTATTACGTTCACCACACGTAAACAAAAAAGCACGTGAGCAATTCCAATTATGCTCTTACAAGAGATTATTGGATATCTACAGTTCAAACTCAAAAACTGTAGACGCTTTAATGAAGCTTGAATTGCCAAGCGGTGTTGAAGTTGAGATCAAGGTGTGA
- the fusA gene encoding elongation factor G — MSRDLKYTRNIGIAAHIDAGKTTTTERILYYSGVSHKIGEVHEGAATMDWMAQEQERGITITSAATTVGWKYRGNNYHINIIDTPGHVDFTVEVNRSLRVLDGLVFLFSAVDGVEPQSETNWRLANNYNVARIGFVNKMDRSGADFLNVVKQVKSMLGSNAVPLQLPIGAEEHFKGVVDLINWKGIVWNEHDKGMTFTEVPIPEDMIEEATEWREKLLESVADYDESLMEKFFDAPETITEREVLDALRKAVLDAKIVPMVCGSSFKNKGVQTMLDYVMELLPSPMDVEGIIGTDPNTGEEILRKPSEKEPFAALAFKIATDPFVGRLCFIRVYSGNLEAGSYVHNMRSDNKERISRIFQMHANKQNPIPNVGAGDIAAVVGFKDIKTGDTLCDEKHQIILESMNFPEPVIGLAIEPKTQADVDRLGMALGKLAEEDPTFRVNSDEETGQTVISGMGELHLDIIMDRLKREFKVEVNQGAPQVAYKESITGTIQHRETYKKQTGGRGKFADIQVILSPNDEGKEGLQFVNEISGGSIPREFIPSVEKGFAASMVNGVLAGFPLTSLKVRLIDGSFHAVDSDALSFELAAKMAYREALPKCKPVLLEPIMKIEILTPEENMGDVIGDMNRRRGQLLGMDSRAGAQVIKATVPLSEMFGYVTQLRTITSGRATSTMEFDHYAEAPRNVQEEVIAKVKGKKAAANA; from the coding sequence ATGTCAAGAGATCTAAAATATACAAGAAATATAGGTATTGCCGCTCACATTGATGCTGGTAAAACTACTACAACAGAGCGTATCCTTTACTATTCTGGCGTTAGCCACAAAATAGGTGAGGTACACGAAGGTGCAGCTACGATGGACTGGATGGCGCAGGAGCAAGAGCGTGGTATTACCATTACCTCTGCTGCTACAACTGTAGGCTGGAAATACCGTGGCAACAACTACCACATTAACATTATTGATACACCAGGACACGTGGATTTCACTGTTGAAGTGAACCGCTCACTGCGTGTATTAGATGGTTTAGTATTCTTGTTTTCAGCAGTTGATGGTGTTGAGCCACAATCTGAAACCAACTGGAGACTTGCCAACAACTATAACGTTGCCCGTATAGGTTTCGTTAATAAAATGGACCGCTCTGGTGCCGACTTTTTAAATGTTGTAAAACAAGTAAAAAGTATGTTAGGCAGCAACGCAGTGCCATTGCAATTACCAATTGGTGCTGAAGAGCATTTTAAAGGTGTTGTTGATTTAATTAACTGGAAAGGTATTGTTTGGAATGAGCATGATAAAGGTATGACCTTTACTGAAGTGCCTATCCCTGAGGATATGATCGAAGAAGCAACTGAGTGGAGAGAGAAATTACTTGAATCAGTAGCTGATTATGATGAGAGCCTGATGGAGAAATTCTTTGACGCTCCTGAAACTATTACTGAACGCGAAGTGCTTGACGCTTTACGTAAAGCAGTTTTAGATGCTAAGATCGTTCCTATGGTTTGCGGTTCATCTTTCAAAAACAAAGGTGTACAAACCATGCTTGATTATGTGATGGAATTATTGCCTTCACCTATGGATGTTGAAGGTATCATCGGTACTGATCCAAACACAGGCGAAGAAATATTACGCAAGCCATCTGAAAAAGAACCATTTGCAGCATTGGCGTTTAAAATTGCAACCGATCCTTTCGTAGGCCGTTTGTGTTTTATTCGCGTATACTCAGGTAATTTGGAAGCTGGTTCATATGTACACAACATGCGTTCTGACAACAAAGAGCGCATCTCACGTATATTCCAGATGCATGCTAACAAGCAAAACCCTATACCTAACGTAGGTGCAGGTGATATTGCAGCGGTAGTAGGCTTTAAGGATATCAAAACAGGTGATACCCTTTGTGATGAGAAACACCAGATCATCCTTGAGTCAATGAACTTCCCTGAGCCGGTTATCGGTTTGGCTATTGAGCCTAAAACTCAGGCTGACGTTGACAGATTAGGTATGGCTTTAGGTAAATTAGCTGAAGAGGATCCAACCTTCCGTGTTAACTCTGATGAAGAAACCGGCCAGACTGTAATTTCAGGTATGGGCGAGCTTCACTTAGATATCATCATGGACCGCTTGAAACGTGAGTTTAAAGTAGAGGTTAACCAGGGTGCTCCGCAAGTTGCTTACAAAGAATCTATCACAGGTACAATACAACACCGCGAAACATATAAGAAACAAACCGGTGGTCGTGGTAAATTTGCTGATATACAGGTAATACTTTCACCAAACGACGAAGGTAAAGAAGGATTACAATTTGTTAACGAAATTAGCGGTGGTTCAATCCCTCGTGAGTTTATCCCATCTGTTGAAAAAGGCTTTGCTGCTTCAATGGTAAATGGTGTGTTAGCGGGTTTCCCTTTAACAAGCTTAAAAGTTCGTTTGATAGATGGTTCATTCCACGCTGTCGATTCGGATGCTTTATCATTCGAGTTAGCTGCTAAAATGGCTTACCGTGAGGCATTGCCAAAATGTAAACCAGTATTGCTTGAGCCGATCATGAAAATTGAGATCCTTACCCCTGAAGAAAACATGGGTGATGTTATCGGTGACATGAATCGTCGTCGTGGCCAACTGTTAGGTATGGATTCACGTGCAGGTGCACAGGTAATTAAAGCAACTGTACCATTGTCAGAAATGTTCGGTTATGTAACCCAGTTACGTACCATCACTTCAGGCCGTGCTACTTCAACCATGGAGTTTGATCACTATGCTGAAGCGCCACGTAACGTACAGGAAGAAGTAATTGCAAAAGTAAAAGGCAAAAAAGCCGCTGCTAACGCGTAA
- the rpsG gene encoding 30S ribosomal protein S7: MRKSKPKKRIILPDPKFNDTLVTRFVNNMMYDGKKSTAYAIFYNAVEIVEKKTSENGLDTWKKALNNVMPAVEVKSRRVGGANFQVPTEVRPERKIALGMKWLISYARRRGEKTMMEKLAGEIISAAKGEGAAVKKKEDTHKMAEANKAFSHFRF, encoded by the coding sequence ATGAGAAAGTCAAAACCAAAAAAGAGAATTATCCTTCCTGATCCAAAGTTCAATGATACTTTGGTAACAAGGTTTGTAAATAATATGATGTATGATGGTAAAAAATCTACCGCATACGCTATATTTTACAACGCAGTTGAAATAGTTGAGAAAAAAACAAGCGAAAACGGGTTAGATACCTGGAAAAAAGCTTTAAATAATGTTATGCCAGCTGTTGAAGTTAAAAGCCGCCGTGTAGGTGGTGCAAACTTCCAGGTGCCAACCGAAGTTCGTCCGGAGCGTAAAATCGCTTTAGGTATGAAATGGTTGATCAGCTATGCACGTCGTCGTGGTGAAAAAACCATGATGGAGAAATTAGCAGGCGAGATCATATCAGCAGCTAAAGGTGAAGGTGCAGCAGTGAAGAAGAAAGAAGATACGCACAAAATGGCTGAGGCTAACAAAGCGTTCTCACATTTCCGTTTCTAA
- the rpsL gene encoding 30S ribosomal protein S12, translated as MPTIQQLVRKGRVALVDKSKSPALDSCPQRRGVCTRVYTTTPKKPNSAMRKVARVRLTNGKEVNAYIPGEGHNLQEHSIVLIRGGRVKDLPGVRYHIIRGALDTSGVAGRNQRRSKYGTKRPKPGQVAAAPTKGKKK; from the coding sequence ATGCCTACTATTCAGCAATTAGTTAGAAAAGGTAGAGTAGCTCTGGTTGACAAGAGTAAGTCACCAGCGTTGGACAGCTGTCCACAGCGAAGAGGCGTATGCACACGCGTGTATACCACTACCCCTAAAAAACCAAACTCAGCAATGCGTAAAGTTGCACGTGTGCGCTTAACCAACGGAAAAGAAGTTAACGCTTATATTCCTGGTGAAGGTCACAACTTGCAGGAACACTCAATTGTATTGATCCGCGGTGGTCGTGTTAAAGACTTACCAGGTGTACGTTACCACATCATCCGTGGCGCGTTAGATACTTCAGGTGTTGCCGGTCGTAATCAGCGCCGTTCAAAATACGGTACTAAACGCCCTAAACCAGGTCAAGTAGCAGCGGCTCCAACTAAAGGTAAAAAGAAATAA
- a CDS encoding integrase core domain-containing protein produces the protein MRGCNKFEIADQFKQKANNFTPSPSGVYNILKRHNKNRLTVADKEVKRKIIKERMGQLGHIDCHHLSKSVIRGQSRKLYLICVLDDYSRLAWAQVMPDITALTTMFTALHCMQALKREFGIQFEEVIADNGPEFGTSTSLQKRNHPFERMLMETGIKRRYMQPYRPQTNGKVERFWRTLKEDLIEDTDFDSLEELEDELLKYLVYYNWERPHQGINGKKPIDMASLNNKK, from the coding sequence TTGAGGGGCTGCAATAAGTTCGAGATAGCCGACCAGTTTAAGCAAAAAGCTAATAACTTTACGCCATCGCCTTCAGGCGTATACAACATCCTGAAGCGGCACAATAAGAACCGTTTAACCGTCGCAGATAAAGAAGTAAAGCGAAAGATCATCAAAGAACGTATGGGCCAGTTAGGACATATTGACTGTCATCACCTGAGTAAAAGCGTGATCAGGGGACAAAGCAGGAAGCTTTACCTGATTTGCGTATTGGACGATTATTCCCGCCTGGCCTGGGCACAGGTGATGCCGGACATCACCGCGCTTACCACTATGTTTACTGCCCTGCATTGCATGCAGGCACTTAAGCGGGAGTTCGGTATCCAGTTCGAGGAGGTCATTGCTGATAATGGCCCGGAGTTCGGTACTTCCACCAGTTTGCAAAAACGCAACCATCCCTTCGAAAGAATGCTGATGGAAACAGGCATTAAGCGCCGTTATATGCAGCCTTACCGGCCACAAACCAACGGCAAGGTGGAACGCTTCTGGCGAACGCTTAAAGAAGACCTGATTGAAGATACAGACTTTGACAGTCTAGAAGAATTGGAAGACGAACTCTTAAAGTATCTCGTCTACTACAACTGGGAACGTCCACATCAAGGCATCAACGGCAAAAAACCTATCGATATGGCCTCCCTAAACAACAAAAAATAA
- a CDS encoding DUF885 domain-containing protein translates to MKKLLLLFIPLAVLISCKQKSAAGGDKLSGDAAFQKFSDDYLAGYFAWRPGSAVTLGLHDYDGKFVPLNKASIATELARLKDFDEKMNTADTASLSPKMFYDFRILHSAIKQEIFSFEDMAEFTKNPMTYAGAFDVSVYVKRNFAPLTDRLKSIIAIEKYAPQFYADAKANLNDTLPKPYVETAIQIAQGSASFLNGDLKIALKDVKDDTLMADFNKVNKAAIDAINGYATWLQKEKLPKANNNYAIGKASYRKMLLYNEGITMDPDSILAMGLRELKKEQIAFNAAAKTINPNKKPVDVYHDLQKEHPTAENLIPDAKKNLEKIRQFLIDKNIVTMPSEVRVQVKETPQFARATSTASMDVAGPFETKASESYYYITPVDPTWTAKQKEDWLSQFDYYTTDNITIHEAYPGHYTQFLHLNASSATKIEKIFGSYAYIEGWAHYCEKMMADEGYGHNGDTITAAKYRLAQSGDALLRFCRLCVSIQTHCHNMSVDDATKFLMNNWYQGDKPSRQEALRGTFDPGYLFYSIGKMEILKLRADYQKQEGANYSLKKFHDEVLDHGMPQIRLLREVMLKDSSTWKDVL, encoded by the coding sequence ATGAAAAAGTTATTATTGCTATTTATTCCGCTGGCTGTGCTGATTAGCTGCAAACAGAAATCTGCTGCCGGTGGCGACAAACTTTCGGGCGATGCCGCTTTTCAAAAGTTTAGTGATGATTACCTGGCGGGATACTTCGCCTGGCGACCAGGATCGGCGGTTACGCTTGGTTTGCATGATTACGATGGCAAGTTTGTCCCATTAAATAAAGCATCAATAGCTACGGAACTAGCAAGGTTAAAGGACTTTGATGAGAAAATGAATACCGCGGATACCGCCTCATTAAGCCCAAAAATGTTTTATGATTTCCGCATCCTCCATTCAGCTATAAAACAGGAGATCTTCAGTTTTGAGGATATGGCCGAGTTTACCAAAAACCCCATGACGTATGCGGGGGCATTTGATGTAAGCGTATATGTAAAGCGAAACTTTGCACCATTAACTGACAGGCTAAAATCCATTATTGCCATTGAAAAATATGCGCCTCAGTTTTATGCTGATGCAAAAGCTAACCTTAACGACACCCTCCCAAAACCCTACGTTGAAACAGCTATACAAATAGCGCAGGGTTCAGCTTCATTTTTAAATGGCGACCTGAAGATCGCCCTAAAAGATGTTAAGGACGATACATTAATGGCTGATTTTAACAAGGTGAACAAAGCCGCCATCGATGCCATAAACGGCTATGCCACCTGGTTGCAGAAAGAAAAGCTACCAAAGGCAAACAACAATTACGCTATCGGCAAGGCCAGCTACCGCAAAATGCTGCTTTACAATGAGGGCATCACCATGGATCCGGATAGTATACTGGCTATGGGCTTAAGGGAATTGAAAAAAGAACAGATCGCTTTTAATGCCGCGGCCAAAACCATCAACCCCAACAAAAAACCGGTTGATGTTTATCACGACCTGCAAAAAGAACACCCTACCGCCGAAAACCTGATACCTGATGCTAAAAAGAACCTGGAAAAGATCAGGCAATTTTTGATCGACAAGAACATTGTGACCATGCCGTCGGAAGTACGCGTACAGGTTAAGGAAACGCCGCAATTCGCCCGTGCTACCAGCACTGCCTCAATGGATGTTGCAGGTCCGTTTGAGACTAAGGCCAGCGAATCTTATTACTACATTACGCCTGTCGACCCTACATGGACAGCCAAACAAAAAGAGGACTGGCTATCACAATTTGATTATTATACCACCGATAATATCACCATTCACGAAGCTTATCCAGGCCATTACACTCAATTTCTACATTTGAACGCTTCATCGGCCACTAAAATTGAAAAGATATTTGGCAGCTACGCCTATATTGAGGGTTGGGCACATTACTGCGAAAAAATGATGGCTGATGAAGGTTACGGTCATAATGGCGATACCATTACTGCCGCAAAATACCGTTTGGCTCAATCGGGCGATGCCTTACTAAGGTTTTGCCGTTTATGCGTATCCATCCAAACCCATTGCCATAACATGAGTGTGGATGATGCCACCAAATTTTTAATGAATAACTGGTACCAGGGCGATAAGCCATCGCGCCAGGAAGCATTACGCGGCACGTTTGATCCGGGCTATTTGTTTTATAGTATCGGTAAAATGGAGATACTTAAATTACGAGCAGACTACCAGAAACAGGAAGGCGCTAACTATTCCCTCAAAAAATTCCACGATGAAGTACTGGATCATGGCATGCCGCAAATACGTTTGCTACGCGAAGTGATGTTGAAGGATTCAAGTACGTGGAAGGATGTGCTTTAG
- a CDS encoding aldo/keto reductase, with product MKYKLLGRSGLKVSELCLGTMGFGTEAGWGADAATSFDIMDAYANAGGNFLDTANMYKLGTSEKIIGDYLSNQDRDYFVLATKYTLKDNTTNPNASGNNRKNMMRSVERSLKRLKTDFLDILYLHIWDDITPVDEVLRAMDDLIRQGKINYAAISDTPAWVVAKGNTLAELMGWSQFVALQIEYSLLARTPERELIPMAKHFGITVTPWAPLAGGALTGKYLRGEKGRIKPESNRLNERSESITKVVVDIAEELGVSPGNVALQWTRQQGFSCIPIIGATKVDQFIDNLKTIDVTLSDDQLKRLDEASAIQLGFPGDFFKEEAVRNNSFGGFYDRVEKR from the coding sequence ATGAAATACAAATTACTGGGCCGTTCGGGCCTTAAAGTTTCTGAACTGTGCCTGGGCACAATGGGTTTTGGTACCGAAGCAGGCTGGGGTGCCGATGCTGCTACCAGCTTTGATATTATGGATGCCTACGCCAATGCCGGCGGCAACTTTCTGGATACTGCCAATATGTACAAATTGGGCACCAGTGAAAAGATAATAGGCGATTACCTCAGTAATCAGGACCGTGACTATTTTGTGCTGGCTACAAAATATACGTTAAAGGATAATACCACAAACCCAAACGCATCGGGCAATAACCGCAAAAACATGATGCGGAGTGTTGAACGAAGCCTTAAACGCCTCAAAACTGATTTCCTGGATATATTATACCTGCACATTTGGGATGATATAACCCCGGTTGATGAAGTGCTGCGCGCTATGGACGACCTGATACGCCAGGGTAAAATAAATTACGCCGCTATTAGCGATACCCCTGCGTGGGTAGTAGCCAAAGGTAATACCCTTGCCGAATTGATGGGATGGAGCCAGTTTGTGGCCCTGCAAATTGAATACAGTCTGCTGGCCCGTACACCTGAGCGGGAACTGATCCCTATGGCTAAACACTTCGGCATAACAGTTACGCCGTGGGCGCCACTGGCCGGCGGTGCATTAACAGGTAAATATTTGCGCGGCGAAAAAGGTCGCATAAAACCCGAAAGCAATCGCCTGAACGAGCGCAGCGAAAGCATTACCAAAGTTGTAGTGGATATCGCTGAAGAATTGGGTGTGTCGCCCGGAAATGTGGCGTTGCAATGGACAAGGCAGCAGGGTTTTTCCTGTATTCCGATTATAGGCGCTACTAAAGTTGATCAATTTATAGATAACCTTAAAACTATTGATGTTACCCTGAGTGATGATCAGCTTAAAAGATTAGATGAAGCCAGCGCTATTCAGCTAGGATTCCCCGGCGATTTCTTTAAGGAAGAAGCGGTAAGGAATAATAGTTTCGGCGGGTTTTATGATAGGGTGGAGAAAAGATAG
- a CDS encoding acyl-ACP desaturase: MKFFEDKRREVMVHIEKFMLEKMNEYLKPIDTIWQPSDFLPDASKDNFFTEIKELQESAQGLSYDLVAVLIGDTITEEALPSYESWLAMVQNVSDDEEGGWMRWNRHWTAEENRHGDLLNKYLYLSGRVNMRMMEISTQYLIADGFDIGTGHDPYRNFIYTSFQELATNISHRRVASQAKKDGDTLLSKMCGVIASDEARHAKAYKYFIEKVFEVDPNGAMLAFEDMMRKKIVMPAHFLREVGLKIGQTFGHFTDAAQRLGIYTAIDYVDILKELIEDWHIADMPDLNETGEKARDYIMNLPDRLLRVADRMKNPMLEYKFSWINS; this comes from the coding sequence ATGAAATTTTTTGAAGATAAAAGACGGGAAGTAATGGTTCATATCGAGAAATTCATGCTCGAAAAGATGAATGAATACTTGAAGCCCATTGATACCATTTGGCAACCATCAGACTTTTTACCCGATGCTTCAAAAGATAATTTCTTTACAGAGATAAAAGAACTGCAGGAAAGTGCACAGGGTTTATCATACGACCTGGTTGCCGTTTTAATTGGCGATACTATTACCGAAGAGGCTTTGCCTAGTTACGAATCATGGCTGGCCATGGTTCAGAATGTATCCGACGATGAAGAAGGTGGTTGGATGCGATGGAACCGCCATTGGACAGCTGAAGAAAACCGTCATGGCGACTTATTAAACAAATACCTTTACCTATCAGGCCGTGTAAACATGCGCATGATGGAAATATCAACCCAATACCTGATAGCCGATGGTTTTGATATAGGTACCGGGCATGATCCATACCGTAACTTTATATATACATCGTTTCAGGAGCTGGCAACCAATATTTCGCACCGTCGTGTAGCATCGCAGGCTAAAAAGGATGGCGATACGCTGCTGTCAAAAATGTGCGGTGTTATAGCATCTGATGAGGCCCGCCATGCTAAAGCTTACAAATATTTTATAGAGAAGGTTTTTGAGGTTGATCCTAATGGCGCTATGCTGGCCTTTGAGGATATGATGCGGAAGAAAATTGTGATGCCTGCACACTTTTTACGTGAAGTAGGCTTAAAAATAGGCCAAACCTTTGGTCATTTTACCGATGCGGCACAACGCTTGGGTATATACACCGCAATTGACTATGTTGATATACTGAAAGAACTGATCGAAGACTGGCACATTGCAGATATGCCCGACTTAAACGAAACCGGCGAAAAAGCGCGTGATTATATCATGAACCTTCCTGATCGTTTACTGCGCGTTGCCGATAGAATGAAAAACCCAATGCTGGAATATAAGTTTAGCTGGATAAACTCCTAA